A single Micromonospora luteifusca DNA region contains:
- a CDS encoding SAF domain-containing protein — MSLATRNGTGSVDAPVNPPKVVRQRRVRPGLLGLAVLLIALGGLGAAFAVTSVRATGSYLAVSRQVEVGREISASDLITVQVAGGQGLRPVPASRLDEVVGKRAAVALVPGTLLTLGQITDNPLLGPGQQQIALGLKTAQVPARQLHPGDKVLLVSTPDRSTTAAVDATGTRFAATVIDMVSPANDDKVLYLALPARDVPAVVALAAQGRIAVVLTEAA; from the coding sequence ATGAGCCTCGCGACGCGCAACGGAACCGGGTCGGTGGACGCGCCGGTCAACCCTCCCAAGGTGGTCCGCCAGCGCCGGGTCCGCCCAGGACTGCTCGGTCTCGCCGTACTCCTGATCGCCCTCGGTGGGCTGGGCGCGGCGTTCGCGGTCACCTCGGTCCGGGCCACCGGCAGTTATCTCGCGGTGTCCCGGCAGGTGGAGGTGGGCCGGGAGATCAGCGCCTCCGACCTGATCACCGTGCAGGTCGCCGGCGGCCAGGGGCTGCGCCCGGTGCCCGCCAGCCGGCTCGACGAGGTGGTCGGCAAACGAGCCGCGGTGGCACTCGTCCCGGGCACCCTGCTCACCCTGGGGCAGATCACCGACAACCCGCTGCTCGGCCCGGGCCAGCAGCAGATCGCGCTCGGCCTGAAGACCGCCCAGGTGCCAGCTCGCCAACTGCACCCCGGGGACAAGGTCCTGCTGGTGAGCACCCCGGACCGCAGCACCACCGCGGCGGTGGACGCCACCGGCACCAGGTTCGCCGCCACCGTGATCGACATGGTCAGCCCGGCCAACGACGACAAGGTGCTGTACCTGGCGCTCCCCGCCCGGGACGTGCCCGCGGTGGTGGCGCTCGCCGCGCAAGGGCGCATCGCCGTCGTGCTGACCGAGGCGGCCTGA